A window of Rufibacter sp. LB8 contains these coding sequences:
- a CDS encoding thymidylate synthase: MQAYLDLMRHILDNGVKKEDRTGTGTLSVFGYQMRFNLQEGFPLVTTKKVHLKSIIYELLWFLRGETNVRWLQERGVTIWNEWADANGDLGPVYGSQWRSWPTPDGGHIDQITQVINQIKNNPDSRRLIVSAWNVAEVNNMKLPPCHAFFQFYVADGKLSCQLYQRSADVFLGVPFNIASYALLTMMVAQVCDLEPGEFIWTGGDTHLYTNHLEQTELQLSRAPRPLPKMKLNPAVKDIFGFDFEDFTLEAYEPWPGIKAPVAV, from the coding sequence ATGCAGGCTTACTTAGACTTGATGCGCCATATTCTGGACAACGGCGTGAAGAAAGAAGACCGTACCGGCACGGGTACGCTCAGTGTGTTTGGTTACCAGATGCGGTTTAATCTGCAGGAAGGCTTCCCGCTGGTGACCACCAAAAAAGTGCACCTCAAGTCTATCATCTATGAATTGCTGTGGTTTTTGCGCGGCGAGACCAACGTGCGCTGGCTGCAGGAGCGGGGCGTGACCATCTGGAACGAATGGGCCGATGCCAACGGGGACCTGGGCCCGGTGTACGGCTCGCAATGGCGCTCTTGGCCCACGCCCGACGGCGGCCACATTGACCAGATTACGCAGGTCATCAACCAAATCAAGAACAACCCAGACAGCAGACGCCTGATTGTGAGCGCCTGGAACGTGGCCGAAGTGAACAACATGAAGCTTCCGCCGTGCCATGCGTTCTTCCAGTTCTACGTAGCCGACGGCAAACTTTCCTGCCAGCTCTACCAACGTTCTGCCGATGTCTTTTTAGGCGTGCCCTTCAACATTGCCTCCTACGCGCTGCTCACAATGATGGTAGCCCAAGTCTGCGACCTGGAACCCGGCGAATTCATCTGGACCGGCGGCGACACGCACCTTTACACCAACCACCTGGAGCAAACCGAACTGCAATTAAGCCGTGCCCCGCGCCCGCTGCCCAAAATGAAACTGAACCCCGCCGTGAAAGACATCTTCGGGTTTGACTTTGAAGATTTTACGCTGGAGGCGTATGAACCGTGGCCGGGGATAAAGGCGCCGGTGGCGGTGTAA
- a CDS encoding SIR2 family protein codes for MSIINFEVLDLEKSNLSNKEIETFVLSLVEFKLKKQNKKFHRYFKQEIFLFEGKKSFVEFDAVAPDGIDEIEGPTIIEFKRYYSPKVITDLIRNFSEAFFNFKSILLIFGDVLLNDDLIYLNSLKKFYSGVIHFEFWDYNNLNKLAKKYNIESSKIVSNIGDEILNSTVEIASNIQDWKEDRDLLINKLNQSFKSDEIVFFIGAGASKDAGLPNWNELLKSLNISIIESKVPLGLSQEQKDEIVNLLTDLQAGAPLVTASYIQKALGDKFNQEIRSSLYVGMKHLEEQRLLNTIATAARPIRNKVGIKSIITYNFDDLLEQHLSSKSIDYKSIYREGDFEELTKLPIYHVHGFVPSKGDKYKDLEKALLVFSEDGYHSLQYDPYSWSNLVQLKALRENTCILVGLSGIDPNLRRLFSNFAKRFDGCKHYILLERQLKESNLTLTKIQFNSFSNLHHKIQEEVFRELGLRVIWYTDHTEIPNLIQKITEL; via the coding sequence ATGAGTATTATAAATTTTGAAGTCCTTGATCTGGAAAAAAGTAATCTTTCTAATAAGGAGATTGAAACTTTTGTTTTATCATTAGTTGAATTTAAATTAAAGAAGCAAAATAAAAAATTCCATAGATACTTTAAGCAAGAAATTTTTCTATTTGAAGGAAAAAAGTCTTTTGTAGAATTCGATGCTGTAGCTCCTGATGGTATAGATGAAATTGAAGGCCCAACGATTATAGAATTTAAAAGATACTACAGCCCCAAAGTAATAACTGATTTAATAAGAAATTTTTCTGAGGCTTTTTTTAATTTCAAATCAATTTTATTAATTTTTGGTGACGTTTTACTAAACGATGATTTAATTTATCTAAATTCTTTAAAGAAATTTTATTCTGGCGTTATACACTTTGAATTTTGGGATTATAATAATTTAAATAAATTAGCTAAAAAATATAATATTGAATCATCAAAAATAGTATCAAATATAGGCGATGAAATTCTTAATTCAACAGTTGAGATAGCGTCTAACATCCAAGATTGGAAAGAAGATAGAGATTTGCTAATTAATAAATTAAATCAATCCTTTAAGAGCGATGAAATAGTGTTTTTTATTGGAGCAGGAGCTTCTAAAGACGCTGGCTTGCCAAATTGGAATGAATTATTAAAGAGTTTAAATATATCAATTATTGAAAGTAAAGTCCCTCTTGGCTTATCTCAAGAGCAAAAAGATGAAATTGTTAATTTATTAACCGACCTTCAAGCAGGGGCTCCTTTAGTAACTGCTTCTTATATTCAAAAAGCTTTAGGTGATAAATTTAATCAAGAAATTAGAAGTTCATTATATGTTGGAATGAAGCATTTAGAGGAGCAAAGGCTTTTAAATACTATTGCTACTGCAGCTAGGCCAATTAGAAATAAAGTAGGAATCAAATCAATTATAACTTATAATTTTGATGATTTGTTAGAGCAACATTTATCTTCTAAAAGTATAGATTATAAAAGTATTTACAGAGAAGGGGATTTTGAGGAACTGACAAAATTACCTATTTATCATGTTCATGGATTTGTGCCAAGTAAAGGTGATAAATATAAAGATCTTGAAAAGGCTTTGCTCGTTTTTAGTGAAGATGGGTATCACTCTTTACAATATGATCCATATTCATGGTCAAATTTGGTTCAACTTAAAGCATTAAGAGAAAATACATGTATTCTAGTTGGGCTTTCTGGAATTGATCCAAACCTTAGAAGGTTGTTTAGTAATTTTGCTAAAAGATTCGACGGTTGTAAACATTATATTTTATTAGAAAGACAATTAAAAGAATCTAATCTAACATTAACTAAAATTCAGTTTAATTCTTTTTCTAATTTGCATCATAAAATTCAAGAAGAAGTTTTTAGAGAATTGGGTTTAAGGGTTATTTGGTATACAGATCACACTGAAATTCCTAATTTAATTCAAAAAATAACTGAGCTTTAG
- a CDS encoding ABC transporter ATP-binding protein → MKILWTYLKPYQGLIFLSLLLAAAAQLLNLVDPIIFGKIIDDYALQRDSKTEEELVNGVLTLLAIAVGVTLLSRLAKAVQEYMVRLVVQKFGMQIFNDGIRQTLRLSYQEFSNQRSGETLSILQKVRTDTERFINSFINILFSSLVGIGFLVWYAVTKHWALVPVFLIGILVLGGLTGLLSNKIKTLQRSINRETNKMSGVITESLRNIELVKSLGLTFPEIRRLREHTAQIFALEMVKVKQVRTLSFLQGSALSLLKQSILFMLLWLIFRDVLAPGELIAMQFITAQIFMPLQDLGNILVLYREAEASIQTFDALMHKSIETNPEDPQEIGPIESLKFENVVFRHQDSATNAIDHISLEARAGDTIAFVGPSGSGKSTLVKLLVGLYKPVEGQIYYNGISTKDIRFNPVRRQFGFVTQETQLFSGTLRDNLQFVKPDATEEEMLSALEKASALGIVNRSDKGLDTTIGESGMKLSGGERQRISIARALIRNPRLLIFDEATSALDSLTEDEITDTVKEVSLSGERITLLIAHRLSTILHANTIYVLEKGKIVETGNHEELVSQKGLYYAMWRQQIGERI, encoded by the coding sequence ATGAAAATACTCTGGACCTACCTCAAACCCTACCAAGGGCTCATTTTTCTCTCTTTATTATTAGCCGCCGCGGCGCAGTTGCTCAACCTGGTGGACCCCATCATCTTCGGGAAAATCATTGACGACTACGCCCTGCAACGCGACTCCAAAACCGAAGAAGAACTAGTGAACGGCGTGCTCACGCTTCTGGCCATTGCGGTGGGCGTTACTTTGCTTTCAAGGCTAGCCAAAGCGGTGCAAGAATACATGGTGCGGCTGGTGGTGCAGAAATTCGGGATGCAGATTTTCAACGACGGCATCCGGCAGACGCTTCGGCTCAGTTATCAGGAATTCAGCAACCAGCGCAGCGGCGAAACCCTCTCCATTCTCCAGAAAGTACGCACAGACACCGAGCGGTTCATCAATTCGTTCATCAACATTCTGTTCAGTTCGTTGGTGGGCATCGGGTTTCTGGTGTGGTACGCCGTGACCAAACACTGGGCGCTGGTGCCGGTGTTCCTGATTGGCATTCTGGTGTTGGGCGGACTCACGGGCTTGCTCAGCAACAAAATCAAAACCCTGCAGCGCAGCATCAACCGCGAAACGAACAAAATGTCGGGCGTGATTACAGAGTCTTTGCGCAACATTGAACTGGTGAAAAGCCTGGGCCTCACCTTCCCGGAAATCAGGCGCCTGCGAGAACATACGGCCCAGATTTTCGCGCTGGAAATGGTGAAAGTCAAGCAGGTGCGCACGCTCAGTTTTCTGCAAGGCTCGGCGCTCAGCCTGCTCAAACAATCTATTCTGTTCATGCTGCTCTGGCTGATTTTCAGGGATGTGTTGGCCCCCGGCGAACTGATTGCCATGCAGTTCATCACCGCCCAGATTTTCATGCCGCTGCAGGATTTGGGCAATATTCTGGTGCTGTACCGTGAGGCCGAGGCGTCTATCCAGACCTTTGATGCACTCATGCACAAATCCATTGAAACCAACCCCGAAGACCCGCAGGAAATTGGCCCCATTGAAAGCCTGAAGTTTGAGAACGTGGTTTTCCGGCACCAGGACTCAGCCACTAACGCAATTGACCATATTTCATTAGAGGCCAGGGCCGGCGATACCATCGCGTTCGTGGGGCCCAGCGGCTCGGGTAAATCTACGCTGGTGAAATTGCTGGTGGGCCTTTACAAACCCGTGGAAGGCCAGATTTACTACAACGGCATCTCCACCAAAGACATCAGGTTCAACCCCGTGCGGCGGCAGTTCGGGTTTGTGACCCAGGAAACGCAGCTTTTCTCGGGCACGCTCCGCGATAACCTGCAGTTTGTGAAACCAGACGCCACCGAGGAAGAAATGCTGAGCGCCCTGGAAAAAGCCAGCGCCCTGGGCATTGTCAACCGCTCAGACAAAGGCCTGGACACTACCATTGGCGAAAGCGGCATGAAACTGAGCGGCGGCGAACGCCAGCGCATCTCCATCGCCCGTGCCCTCATCAGAAACCCGCGCCTCCTGATCTTCGACGAAGCCACCTCCGCCCTGGACTCTCTCACCGAAGACGAAATCACCGATACCGTGAAAGAAGTCTCCCTCTCCGGCGAACGCATCACGCTCCTCATCGCCCACCGCCTCTCCACCATCTTGCACGCCAACACAATCTATGTGCTGGAGAAAGGTAAGATTGTAGAAACCGGAAACCATGAAGAATTAGTCTCGCAAAAAGGCCTCTACTACGCCATGTGGCGCCAGCAAATTGGGGAAAGAATTTAA
- the pncA gene encoding bifunctional nicotinamidase/pyrazinamidase yields the protein MKALLVIDIQNDFIPGGALAVPGGDEIISIVNQLQPKFDLVVATQDWHPAQHKSFATQHSGKNVFDIIQLHGLEQSLWPDHCVQGTWGAEFSQELDMNRVEAIFRKGTNPEIDSYSGFYDNGHQKSTALADYLKGKGVREVYVAGLAADFCVYFTAKDALKEGFQTFVIEDATRAISPEGFEKAKEDLLQKGATIIKSTVVH from the coding sequence ATGAAAGCACTTTTAGTAATTGACATCCAGAACGATTTTATACCGGGCGGTGCCTTGGCCGTGCCGGGCGGCGATGAAATCATTTCCATTGTCAACCAATTGCAACCGAAGTTCGATTTGGTGGTGGCTACCCAAGACTGGCATCCGGCCCAGCACAAAAGCTTCGCAACCCAACACTCCGGTAAAAACGTCTTTGACATCATACAACTGCACGGACTGGAGCAATCCCTCTGGCCCGACCATTGCGTGCAAGGCACCTGGGGCGCAGAATTCTCCCAGGAACTGGACATGAACAGGGTAGAGGCCATCTTCCGGAAAGGCACCAACCCAGAGATTGATTCGTACAGTGGCTTTTATGACAACGGCCACCAAAAGTCCACCGCGCTGGCAGACTACCTTAAAGGCAAAGGCGTTCGGGAAGTGTATGTAGCTGGCCTAGCCGCCGATTTTTGTGTGTATTTCACTGCCAAAGACGCGCTAAAAGAAGGGTTTCAAACATTTGTGATAGAAGACGCCACAAGGGCTATTTCACCAGAAGGATTTGAAAAAGCGAAGGAAGATTTGTTGCAGAAAGGCGCTACTATTATTAAGAGTACTGTTGTGCATTAA
- a CDS encoding nitrate/nitrite transporter: protein MHKQESFLPTIVLAQFACTSLWFAGNAVLPELIPLFHLEASSLPHLTSAVQLGFILGTLVFAVFTVSDRFSPSKVFLVCALAGAVCNLSLLGASGLPTLLGSRFLTGFCLAGIYPVGMKIAADYHQRGLGKALGFLVGALVLGTAFPHLLKSLTQGLPWRYVIWGTSGLAVLGGVSLFWLVPDGPYRTKSSSPNFTAFFQIFKQKDFRAAAFGYFGHMWELYTFWAFVPVLLALYLEANPETSLSISGWSFVIIAVGALACVAGGYLSEKVGSAKTAFAALAVSMVCCLLSPWLFALPLEVFLGLLLVWGLAVVMDSPQFSTLVAQNAPAHVKGTALTIVNSLGFAITIVSIQFLRSMQSAVEPRYWFLFLALGPLLGLLAMRRLMK from the coding sequence TTGCACAAACAAGAATCTTTCCTCCCCACCATCGTCCTAGCCCAATTTGCCTGCACCTCGCTTTGGTTTGCGGGCAATGCGGTGCTGCCTGAGTTAATTCCGCTGTTTCACTTAGAGGCCAGTTCCTTGCCGCACCTCACGTCGGCGGTACAGTTGGGGTTTATTTTGGGTACGTTGGTGTTTGCGGTGTTTACCGTGTCAGATAGGTTCTCGCCGAGTAAAGTGTTTCTGGTGTGCGCGTTGGCGGGGGCAGTTTGTAATTTGAGTTTGTTGGGGGCCAGCGGCTTGCCAACCTTGCTGGGCAGCCGGTTTCTCACGGGGTTCTGTTTGGCGGGCATTTACCCGGTAGGCATGAAGATTGCCGCAGATTACCATCAGCGCGGGTTGGGGAAGGCGCTGGGGTTCCTGGTCGGGGCGCTGGTGTTGGGCACGGCTTTTCCGCATCTGCTCAAAAGCCTTACGCAGGGGTTGCCGTGGCGGTATGTCATTTGGGGCACCTCGGGGTTGGCGGTGCTGGGCGGCGTGAGTTTGTTTTGGCTGGTGCCAGACGGGCCGTATAGAACCAAAAGCAGCTCACCCAATTTTACCGCGTTTTTCCAGATATTTAAGCAAAAAGATTTCAGGGCGGCGGCGTTTGGGTACTTCGGGCATATGTGGGAACTGTACACGTTCTGGGCCTTTGTGCCGGTTCTGCTGGCCTTGTACCTGGAGGCAAATCCAGAAACCTCGCTTTCTATTTCCGGTTGGTCTTTTGTGATTATTGCCGTGGGCGCGTTAGCCTGCGTGGCGGGCGGCTATCTCTCTGAAAAGGTGGGAAGCGCCAAAACCGCTTTTGCCGCCCTGGCCGTTTCCATGGTCTGCTGTTTGCTTTCGCCGTGGTTGTTTGCTTTGCCGTTGGAAGTATTTTTGGGTTTGCTATTGGTCTGGGGTTTGGCCGTGGTCATGGATTCGCCGCAATTTTCTACGCTGGTGGCCCAGAACGCCCCGGCCCACGTCAAAGGAACCGCGCTTACCATTGTCAACAGTTTGGGTTTTGCCATTACCATTGTGAGCATTCAATTCTTGCGCAGTATGCAAAGCGCTGTGGAGCCCAGGTATTGGTTTCTGTTTCTGGCCCTCGGGCCGTTGTTGGGCTTGCTGGCCATGCGGCGGTTGATGAAGTAG
- a CDS encoding peptidoglycan recognition family protein, with amino-acid sequence MSTLRNFLCLLVLTLAGVSACRTAKPEIAVKGVPLVTRQQWGSAQPVLPMKTHVPNKITVHHTAVAQNPKRSLEEKLKSLQKFSMERSPLSDGRVKEPWADIPYHFYISVDGRIGEARELQYVGDSNTPYDPSGHALIVLEGNFNKDSVTVAQYQSLLLLTKAIAKRWKIDASQISGHKDNAQTACPGEALYALLPKLREDVAGK; translated from the coding sequence ATGTCTACTCTTAGAAATTTCCTTTGCCTTTTGGTATTGACGTTGGCTGGTGTCAGTGCTTGTCGCACGGCCAAACCTGAAATCGCGGTAAAAGGTGTGCCGCTGGTTACCCGCCAGCAGTGGGGTTCGGCGCAGCCGGTATTGCCCATGAAAACACACGTGCCTAATAAAATTACGGTACACCACACGGCCGTTGCCCAGAACCCAAAGCGCAGTCTGGAGGAAAAGCTCAAATCACTGCAGAAATTCTCCATGGAGCGCAGCCCTCTGTCTGACGGACGCGTGAAAGAACCCTGGGCCGATATTCCTTATCATTTCTACATCTCCGTGGATGGCCGCATTGGCGAGGCGCGGGAACTGCAATACGTGGGCGATTCCAACACGCCGTATGACCCCAGCGGGCACGCCCTGATTGTGCTGGAAGGCAATTTCAACAAAGACAGCGTGACCGTGGCGCAATACCAAAGCTTGCTCTTGCTCACCAAGGCCATTGCCAAACGCTGGAAGATTGATGCCAGCCAGATTTCGGGGCACAAAGACAACGCCCAAACCGCCTGCCCCGGTGAGGCCTTGTACGCGCTTCTTCCGAAACTTAGGGAAGACGTAGCCGGTAAATAA